The Terriglobia bacterium genome has a segment encoding these proteins:
- a CDS encoding protein tyrosine phosphatase family protein codes for MKNSHRLLVNLVLLLAVSTALRAQVPEAAQDKPKPPLPNYVELSSLIGTGGQPDETGMKQLAEKGYKCIINLRTSGEAVDLAAEEKQARQLGLRYYMVPFSGKEPSEEQALAFNALMSALKEEKVFVHCTIGARVATLMTIYFALEQGMSPDAAEQQAWKIGLRIPELLEFSKRVIEHHKK; via the coding sequence ATGAAGAATTCGCACAGGCTATTGGTAAATTTAGTCCTGCTTTTGGCGGTGTCCACGGCCCTGCGGGCCCAGGTGCCGGAGGCGGCACAGGATAAGCCGAAACCGCCGCTCCCCAACTATGTCGAACTCTCGTCCCTCATCGGTACGGGTGGCCAGCCCGACGAGACGGGCATGAAGCAGCTGGCCGAGAAGGGGTACAAGTGCATCATCAACCTTCGCACCAGTGGCGAGGCGGTCGACCTGGCTGCCGAGGAAAAGCAGGCCAGGCAACTCGGGCTGCGATATTACATGGTTCCATTCAGCGGCAAAGAACCCAGCGAGGAGCAGGCGCTGGCCTTCAATGCACTGATGTCGGCGCTGAAGGAAGAAAAGGTCTTCGTCCATTGTACGATCGGAGCCCGGGTGGCCACCCTCATGACGATCTACTTCGCCCTCGAGCAGGGAATGTCGCCGGACGCGGCCGAGCAGCAGGCTTGGAAAATCGGCCTGCGAATACCCGAATTACTCGAGTTCTCAAAGCGGGTCATTGAACACCACAAGAAATAG
- a CDS encoding glycosyltransferase family 39 protein, with protein sequence MTERQSSSGQGKLMVLLPLILTALVYLSATIPRGVIDYDEGNYSQVARQMFESGDWVTPYDNGVRFLEKPPLMYWLTAASFHVFGANEFALRLPTALGVIALVWVVMLIARRAADERAAVIAGLCTACSVGTYLFTREALHDIWLVLSVTLALYAFLEWHLDPLHSLRRALLFYASLAGAVMTKGLVGVAFPVGIVTVFFLLARERPKWRTLHVLPGTLLFLLLAVPWHWLAAIRNQGFLWFFFVNEQFLRFLGRHDPPVLWSLPLLTFWALILVWGFPWTAFLPAAFATSRKPADSRQRVLVVLALAWAGIILGFFSVSGRLEHYAFPALPALSLLVGAALSRTDDGKAVKWGFRGLAVLGVAVLAAGIGVGIWFVAAGHGIEKAAAARTSVISETDFSILAEMPPAILWKLLKPAAITIVSLAVGFAAALWFEAHRRRMQAVLSLAAVMVVVCIMTQWSLSICEDLISSKKFGLAVAREARPGDHLVVVGDFESANSLNFYEPLRVEVVDGMAYALIPGMKYPDAPRIVLTREEFEALWGAGGRVFVLIPRSRLGELKGGGTEMLEVMDRALVRNH encoded by the coding sequence GTGACGGAGAGACAGTCAAGCAGCGGTCAGGGCAAGCTGATGGTGCTGCTCCCGTTGATCCTGACGGCTCTCGTCTATCTTTCAGCCACGATCCCCCGAGGGGTGATCGATTACGACGAAGGCAACTACTCACAAGTGGCACGGCAGATGTTCGAAAGCGGCGACTGGGTGACGCCCTACGACAACGGTGTCCGGTTTCTCGAGAAGCCACCGCTCATGTACTGGTTGACCGCTGCCAGCTTCCACGTCTTTGGCGCCAATGAGTTTGCGCTGCGGCTGCCGACCGCGCTCGGTGTGATTGCACTTGTGTGGGTGGTGATGCTGATAGCGCGGCGTGCCGCAGATGAGCGGGCGGCGGTCATCGCGGGGCTGTGCACGGCCTGTTCGGTGGGGACTTATCTGTTCACACGCGAGGCACTGCATGACATCTGGCTGGTGCTGTCGGTGACTCTTGCCCTGTATGCGTTTCTCGAGTGGCATTTGGATCCGTTGCATTCATTGCGCCGGGCTCTGCTCTTTTACGCATCACTGGCCGGCGCGGTCATGACCAAGGGCCTGGTAGGGGTAGCTTTCCCAGTCGGCATCGTGACCGTGTTCTTCCTGCTCGCGCGCGAGCGGCCGAAGTGGCGCACGCTGCACGTGCTTCCCGGTACGCTGTTATTCCTCCTGCTGGCAGTACCCTGGCACTGGCTCGCGGCAATCCGGAACCAGGGCTTCCTGTGGTTCTTCTTCGTCAACGAGCAGTTTCTGCGCTTTCTCGGCAGGCACGACCCACCCGTTCTCTGGTCGTTGCCGCTCCTCACATTCTGGGCGCTGATACTCGTTTGGGGGTTCCCCTGGACGGCGTTTCTCCCCGCGGCATTTGCGACGAGCCGCAAACCGGCCGACAGCAGACAGAGAGTGCTCGTAGTCCTGGCCCTGGCCTGGGCCGGTATCATCCTGGGCTTTTTCTCGGTCTCCGGCAGACTCGAACATTACGCATTCCCGGCACTCCCAGCACTCTCGCTTCTGGTCGGGGCGGCTCTGAGCCGGACCGATGACGGCAAAGCAGTGAAATGGGGTTTCCGTGGGCTGGCCGTTCTCGGCGTGGCAGTCCTGGCCGCAGGGATAGGCGTCGGCATCTGGTTTGTTGCGGCCGGACATGGCATTGAAAAAGCCGCAGCCGCTCGCACGAGCGTCATCTCTGAGACCGATTTCAGCATCCTGGCAGAGATGCCGCCTGCGATTCTGTGGAAGCTGTTGAAGCCCGCGGCGATAACGATCGTTTCGCTGGCGGTGGGTTTCGCGGCGGCACTCTGGTTTGAAGCGCATCGCCGGCGCATGCAAGCCGTGCTTAGCCTGGCGGCCGTCATGGTGGTTGTCTGCATTATGACTCAATGGAGTCTCTCGATTTGCGAGGACCTGATCTCTTCTAAGAAATTCGGCCTCGCCGTGGCACGAGAGGCGCGTCCGGGCGACCATCTGGTGGTGGTGGGTGATTTCGAATCGGCTAACTCGCTCAACTTCTATGAGCCATTGCGCGTCGAAGTGGTCGATGGCATGGCATACGCCCTCATTCCCGGCATGAAGTACCCGGATGCCCCACGGATCGTGTTGACGAGGGAGGAATTCGAAGCGCTCTGGGGGGCGGGGGGGCGGGTGTTTGTTCTCATACCTAGGTCCCGGCTGGGCGAATTGAAAGGGGGGGGCACGGAGATGCTGGAGGTGATGGATCGAGCGTTGGTTCGGAATCATTGA
- a CDS encoding glycosyltransferase family 9 protein: MKVSTMRRVDAWIGVPLCLLASSLRRVARWLFRSTAGADRPKSVLIIKLSELGALVTLGPALDVLTALVGRNNLYFLTFGESQELLEILDYVPREHIFVLRTDTPAHLVWNALGEMLRIRSKRIDCSLDLDFFSRATALIGWLSGCSRRVGCHAYFAEGPYRGDLLTHRVKFNPHIHVSQMFEVLAKAMEKPAGDFPRIEFVPNPVEAPRNRFEPTAAELAVVRRTLEEAGARTQDTLILLNSNISDREAIPLRKWSDECYVDLARLILAGIPSSFVLLTGAPKEAEIIARLEADVGQARCRSVAGKTTLRELLTLYTLSAMIVTNDSGPAHFATVTDIEVVVLFGPESPLLWQPLGDRVRVIYRGIGCSPCFSVYNGRQSKCRRNVCMDIGPAEVYQVVRQRLADRRAGGRGAELKL, from the coding sequence ATGAAAGTTTCCACAATGCGACGGGTTGACGCATGGATCGGCGTCCCCTTGTGTCTGCTCGCCAGCAGTCTGCGGAGGGTGGCGCGTTGGTTGTTCAGGTCCACGGCCGGGGCAGATAGACCAAAGAGTGTTTTGATCATCAAGCTCTCGGAGCTGGGGGCATTGGTCACGCTCGGGCCCGCGCTGGATGTCCTGACGGCCCTGGTGGGGCGCAATAATCTCTACTTCCTGACTTTTGGTGAAAGCCAAGAATTGCTGGAGATCCTCGATTATGTGCCGCGTGAGCACATTTTCGTCCTGCGCACGGATACGCCTGCGCATCTGGTCTGGAATGCGCTGGGCGAAATGCTGCGCATTCGCAGTAAGAGGATTGACTGCTCGCTGGACCTCGACTTTTTTTCGCGGGCCACGGCCTTGATCGGCTGGCTCAGCGGCTGCAGCCGGCGCGTCGGATGTCATGCCTATTTTGCCGAGGGTCCCTACCGCGGGGATTTGCTGACTCATCGGGTGAAGTTCAATCCGCACATCCATGTCAGCCAGATGTTTGAGGTCCTGGCGAAAGCGATGGAGAAGCCGGCCGGGGATTTTCCACGCATCGAGTTTGTCCCCAATCCCGTCGAGGCGCCGCGAAACCGGTTTGAGCCCACCGCCGCTGAACTGGCCGTGGTCCGGCGCACGCTGGAGGAGGCCGGTGCCCGCACTCAGGACACGCTCATCCTCCTGAACTCCAACATCAGCGACCGGGAGGCGATCCCGTTGCGCAAGTGGTCGGACGAATGCTACGTGGACCTGGCTCGTCTGATTCTGGCGGGCATCCCGAGTTCATTCGTGTTGCTGACGGGCGCCCCGAAGGAAGCGGAGATCATCGCCAGACTTGAAGCAGATGTGGGCCAGGCCCGTTGCCGTTCGGTCGCCGGAAAAACCACGCTGCGGGAGTTGCTGACCCTTTACACGCTGTCGGCCATGATAGTCACCAATGATAGCGGGCCGGCCCACTTCGCGACTGTGACGGATATCGAGGTTGTGGTTCTGTTTGGGCCCGAGTCGCCCCTGTTATGGCAACCGCTGGGCGATCGGGTCAGGGTCATCTACCGGGGCATCGGGTGCAGTCCCTGCTTCTCCGTGTATAACGGCCGCCAGAGCAAGTGCCGCCGGAATGTGTGCATGGATATTGGGCCCGCGGAGGTTTACCAGGTCGTCCGGCAGCGCTTGGCGGATCGACGCGCCGGCGGTCGGGGGGCGGAACTGAAGTTATGA